In Anaeromyxobacter diazotrophicus, the sequence GGAAGGCGCCGTCGCGCCAGCCTCCCAGGCGCTCCAGCGCGTCCCGGCGGAGGGCCGCCGCCGGGTGCACGAGCGGCGCCTCGACCAGCAGGTCCCGCGCGACGAGCGCGGGCGTGACGAGGCCGTTCAGCCAGCCGACGTAGCGCCGCATGCCGTCCCGCACGGCGCGCCGCGGGAAGGCGCGCACCTGGGCGCCCACCGCCCAGAGCGCCCGGTCCGCCTCCAGCGCCGCGCGCTGCAGCGCGAGCCGCCGGGGATGGGCCAGGTCGTCGGCGTCCATGCGGGCGACCACCTCGGCGTCGCAGCGCACGAGCCCGCGCTGCAGCGCCCCGGCGATCCCCTCGCCCGGGCCGCGCACCAGGACGACCCGCGGGTCGCCCTCTGCCAGCCGGGCCAGCACCTCGGCGGTGCCGTCGGTGGAGCCGTCGTCCACCGCCACCAGGGCGAGATCGCGCTCCGTCTGGCGCAGGATGGAGCGCGCCGCGGCCCGGACGGTGCCGGCCGCGTCGCGCGCGGGCATCAGGACGGCGACGCGCGGCACGGGCCGCCCCCGCCGCGGCGCCCAGGGGCGGCGCTACGGCTCGTAGTCGCCCCGGGCGTTCGCGTCGACCGGCACCGCCTCGGCCGGCTCGAGCTCCGGCTCGCCGCCCGCCGCCGCCCCGGGGGGCGCCGTCGGCGCGTGGCGGGCGGCCGGCTTGCGCGCGGCGTGCGCCGCCAGGAGCGCGCACAGGTGCAGGGCGGCGTAGTGGTAGCCCGCCACCCCCAGCCCGACGATCTGCCCCGCCGCGGCCGGCGCCACGAAGCTCTCGTGCCGCCACGGCTCCCGGGCGTGGATGTTGGAGATGTGCACCTCGATGGTCGGGCAGGGCAGCGCGCGCAGGCAGTCGGGGAGCGCGCGGCTCGTGTGCGTGAGCGCGCCGGGGTTGAGGATGACGCCCTGCGCCTCGCGCCGGTGCTCCTGCAGGAAGTCGAGGATGGCGCCCTCGGAGTTCGACTGGAACGCGGCGACCTCCAGTCCGTAGCCGGCGCAGGTCTCGCGCACCGAGCGCTCCACGTCGTCGAGCGTGTCGCTCCCGTAGATCTCCGGCTCGCGCTCGCCGAGCAGGTTCAGGTTGGGGCCGTTCACGAGCAGGATCATGGCGCCTCTCCGATCTCAGCGACCGCCGCCGCCACCGCGCCGTCCGGCGCGGCGACGTCCCACTCCACCACCCACGCGTTGCCGCGGGCGCGCGGCAGGACCCAGCGCAGCCCGGCCGCCGTCCGCTTCTTGTCATAGCTCATGAGGCGGGCCGCGCGGCGGGCGACGGTGGGTGGCACCCGCCGCGGCAGGCCGGCGCGGTCGAGCAGGTCCCCGACCTCCGCCACCGCCGCCGCGTCGACGCGGCCCATCGCGCGCGCCAGCCGGAAGGCGAAGGCGAGCCCCACCGCCACCGCCTCGCCGTGGGTGTAGCGCGAGAAGCCGCCCGCCGCCTCCACCCCGTGGCCGAAGGTGTGGCCCAGGTTGAGGAGCTTGCGCTCGGCCTGCTCGCGCGGGTCGCGCGCCACCACCTGGAGCTTGTAGCGGGCGCAGGCCGCGACGAGCGCCTGGCCGGCCCGGCCGGCGCGGGCGGCCGCGCGCACCTCGGGCAGGAGCGCCGGGTCGAGCGCGGCGTACTTCACCACCTCGCCCATGCCGCTCGCCAGCTCGCGCGCGGGCAGCGTCGCGAGCGCCACCGGATCGGCCAGCACCGCCCGCGGCGGGTGGAAGGCGCCCACCGCGTTCTTGGCCAGGGGCAGGTTCACGGCGGTCTTGCCGCCCAGCGCGGCGTCCACCATGGCGAGCAGGGTGGTCGGCACCGCGACCCACGGCACGCCGCGCATGAAGGTGGCGGCGAGGAAGCCGGCGGCGTCGGTGACCGCCCCGCCGCCCAGCGCCACCACCAGCGTGCGGCGGGTCGCGCCGGCGCGGAGGAGCCGCGTCGCCGCCCGCTCCAGCTCGGCGAGCGTCTTGCCCCGCTCGCCGTCGGGCAGCACGTGCGCCAGCGCGAGCTTGCCGCTCCCCGCGAGCGCCCGCTCCGCCCGGCGGGCGAACGGCGTGCGGCGGACCCGGGCGCAGGTGACGAGCGCCACCCGGTCGTGCCCGGCCGCCAGCTCCGCGAGCCGGGCCGGCACGCCGCCGCCGACCCGCACCTCGCAGGCGTGCCCCTCCTGCCGTGCGTCGAGGACCAGGGCCGGCTTCACGGCGAGTCCTCTCCGGCCCCACCGGCCTCCCGCTCCACCTCCGAGGCCGACGAGCCAGCCGAGGGGGCCGCGGCCAGGAGCTCGGCGATGCGCCGCGCCACCGCCTCCGCGGCGAGCCCGTCCACCCGCAGCGTGTGGTGCGCCCGCCGGTAGAGCGGCAGGCGGGCCGCGAGGAGCTCTTCCCAGCGCTTCGCGAGCGGCCGGCCCTCGCCGCCGCCCAGCCGCCGGGCCGCCTCGGCCGCCGACACGTCGAGGAAGACCACCGTCGCCGTCTCGAGCAGCCGCGCCTGCGTCTCGGCGTCGCAGAAGGCGCCGCCGCCGAGGTCCACCACCGCCGGGCCCGCGAGGCCCGCCAGCACCTCGCGCTCCAGCGCGCGGAACGCCGGCTCGCCCTCCTCGGCGAAGATGCGGGCGATGGGCTTGCCGGCGCGGCGCTCCACCTCGGCGTCGGTGGAGACCACCGGGCGGCGGAGGAGCCGGCCCAGGTGCGCCGCCACGGTGGACTTCCCGGCCGCCATCATCCCGGTGAGGGCCACCGGCCGGGCGTCAGCGGACGCGCGCGGCATAGGCCTCGATCGCCTGCTCGATGTCGCCCACCCGGTCCCCGCCGAACTTCTCCAGCAGCGCGTCGGCCAGCGTCCACGCCACCACCGCCTCGCCGACCACCGCCGCGGCCGGGACCGCGCACACGTCGCTCCGCTCGTACTTGGCGGTGGTCGCCTGGCGGCTCGCCAGGTCCACCGTGGCGAGCCCCTTCGTCATGGTGGGGATGGGCTTCATGTAGCCGCGCACCACCAGCGGCGCGCCGTTCGTCACCCCGGCCTCGAGGCCCCCGGCGCGGTTGGTGTCGCGGTAGAAGCCGCGCGCCGCGTCGTGGTGGATGGCGTCGTGGAAGGCGTCGCCGCGCAGCTCGACCCGCGTCCCCTCGCCGATCTCGGCGGCGCGGATGGCGGGGATGCCGCAGAGCGCGCCGGCGAGGCGCGCGTCGAGCCGGCGGTCCGGGTGCACGTAGCTGCCGAGCCCGGTGGGGAGCCCCTCGGCGTAGACCTCGAAGGCGCCGCCGATGGAGCCGCCGCGCGCCTTCTCCGCGTCGATGAGGGCGCGCCACTCGGCCGCCACCGCCTCGTCGTCCACGCCGAGGTCCGAGGCGAGGATGGCCGCCCGCGCCGCCGCGTCCGGCGGCAGCCCGACCTTGCGCTCGCGCTCGCCGATGGCGGTGACCCGGCTCGACACCCGCACGCCGAAGCGCAGGAGGAGCTGCCGCGCCAGGGCGCCCAGCGCCACGGTCGCGGCCGTGCTGCGGGCGCTGGCGCGCTCGAGGGCGTCGCGCGCGTCGTCGAAGCCGTACTTGAGCGCGCCGGGCAGGTCGGCGTGACCGGGGCGCACCTGGGTGAACTTGCGCCCGCCGCGCGCGTAGGGCGAGACGAGCTCCTTCCAGCTCTGGTGGTCCTTGTTCCACACCACCACCGCGATGGGCGAGCCGAGCGTCTCGCCGCCGCGCAGGCCGGAGAGGAACTGCGCCTCGTCGCGCTCGATCTGCTGGCGGCCGCCGCGGCCGTAGCCGCGCTGCCGGCGCGCCAGCTCGTCGTTCACGGCGCCGAAGTCGACCTGGAGGCCGGCCGGGAACCCCTCGGCGATGGCGCACAGGGCGGGGCCGTGGGATTCACCTGCGGTGAGGTAGCGGAGGCTCATGGGGCTCGCGGGGCGGCGCCGAGGGCGCGCGCCATGACCGGCTCCGGGGCGGCCCGGCCGGTGAAGAGGGTGAAGGCGAGCGCGCCCTGCCGCAGCAGGAGCGCCTCGCCGGTGACGAGCGCCGTCCCCGCCGCCCGGGCGGCCCGGGCGAAGGCGGTGTCGCCGTAGACGAACTCGATGGCGAGCTGGCCCGGGCGAGGCGAGGCCGGGAGCGCGCCGGGCGCGGCCCCGGCGAGGCCGACCGAGGTGGCCTGGAGCAGGACCTCGGCGCGCGCCGCCTCGCCGCCGGCCGCCTCCCAGGGCACCGCGCCCACCGCCGGCCCGGCGGGGAACGCGGCCCGGAGCCGCGCCGCCGCCCCGGCCGCCGCCGCCGGCCGGCGCGCGGCGAGCTTCACCTCGAGGCCGAGCGCGAGGAGCGCCCAGGCGCCCGCCAGCGCGGCGCCGCCCGCCCCCAGCACCACCGCCCGCTGGCCCGGGCCGGCGCCCGCCGCCTGCGCCAGGTCGCGGCAGGCGGGCGCGTCGGTGTTGAAGCCCTCCCACCCCTCGGCGGCGCGCCGGAGCGTGTTCACCGCCCCGCACAGCCGGGAGACCTCGTCGAGCGCGCCGCACAGCTCCGCCGCGCGCTGCTTGTGGGGCACGGTGACGTTGAGGCCGCGGAAGCCGAGCGCGTGCGCGCCGGCGAGCGCCTCCGGGAGCCGCTCGGGGGCGACCGGCAAGGCGACGTAGGCCGCGTCGAGGCCGAGCGCCTCGAAGGCGGCGTTGTGCATGGCCGGCGAGAGGCTGTGGCCGACCGGGTGGCCGAGCACGCCGTAGAGCTGGGTGCGGCCGGAGATCACCGCCCGCCCCCGCACAGCCGGTCGAGCACGTCGAAGAAGGAGGGGAAGCTGGTGGCGACGCAGGCGACGTCGTCGAGGTGGACCTCGCCGCCGTCCGCGAAGAGCTGCGCCACCGCCATGCTCATGGCCACCCGGTGGTCGAGGCGGGTGCGGACCGCGACCGGCCCGAGCGGCGTCGGCCCATCGATGGCGCAGCCGTCCTCGAACAGCTCCACCTTGGCGCCCGCGGCGGCGAGCGCCTCGCCCATGGACGCGAGCCGGTCCGACTCCTTCACCCGGAGCTCGCGCGCGTCGCGGATGACGGTGCGGCCGCGCGCCTGGGTCGCCATCACCATGACCACCGGCAGCTCGTCGATGAGGCGCGGCACGAGCGCGCCCTCGATGACCGTGCCCGAGAGCGGCGCCGCCTCGACGGTCACGTCGCCGCGCGGCTCGCCCTCGTCGGCCCGGGGCTCGATCCGCACCCGCGCGCCCATGGCCTGGAGCACGTCGAGGAGGCCGGTGCGCGAGGGGTTGAGGCCCACGTTGCGCGCGGTGACGCGCGAGCCGGGGAGCGCCGCCGCCGCGCAGAGGAGGAACGCGGCCGAGGAGATGTCGCCCGGCACCTCCACCGTGCCGCCGCGCGGGCGCCCCGGCGTGACCGTCACCGCGAGGCCGTCCACCGCCAGCGAGACGCCCATCCCGCGCAGCATGCGCTCGGTGTGATCGCGCGAGAGGTGGGGCTCCTCCACCGTGGTGGGGCCGTCGGCGAACAGGCCGGCGAGGAGCAGCGCGCTCTTCACCTGCGCGCTCGCCACCTCCAGCACGTGCCGCGTCCCGCGCAGCGGCGCGCCGCGCACCACCACCGGCGGCAGCCGGTCGCCGTCGCGCGCGTGCAGCACCGCGCCCATGCGCCGGAGCGGGTCGAGCACGCGGCGGACCGGGCGCCGCCGGAGGCTGGCGTCGCCGGTGAGGACCGACAGGCCGGGCACGGCCGCCAGCACGCCGCAGAGCAGGCGCAGGCTGGTGCCCGAGTTGCCGCAGTCGACCACGTCCTGCGGCTCGGAGAGGCGCTCGGGGGGCTCGACCACCACGAAGGCGCCCTCGTCGCGCACCACCGCGCCGAGCGCCTCGACGGCGCGGCGGGTGGCGCCCACGTCCTCCGCCGCGAGCAGACCGCGCACCTTGGACGGCGAGGTGGCGAGGGCCGAGAAGAGGAGCGCGCGATGCGACACGGACTTGTCGCCCGGCACCTCGAACGCGCCCTGGAGCGGTCCCCGCCGCCGGCAGATCATGGAGCCCTTCACGTCCCCCCCTCGCCGCGCGGCGGGTAGAGCGCCTCGCGCGCGGCGCGCGCCTGCTCCAGCGCGGCGCGCGCCGCCTCGGGCGAGTCGGCCACCGCCGCGAGCAGGCGCCCGAGGTGCCGCGAGAGCCGCTCGGCCGCCTCCGGCAGCCGCGCGTTGCGCCGCGAGACCTCGCCCTGGATGTCGAACGGGAACTGCGCGAGGCGCGTCGTGTCCTTGAGGCCCGGCCCGGCCAGCCGGAGCGCCAGCGGCCCCGCCTCGCCGGCCGCCACCGCCAGCGCGCTCGCCACCAGGTAGGGCAGGTGCGAGACCATCGCCACCGCGGCGTCGTGCTCGGCGGCGCGGCAGCGGATCACCTCCGCGCCGAGCGCCGCGTGCAGCGCGGCGACCCGCTCCACCGCCTCCGGCGCGCCGTCGGTGCAGACGGCGACGCGGCCCCCGCGCCACAGGTCGGCCCGCGCCCCGCCGTAGCCGCCGTGGCCGCCGAACATGGGGTGCGCGCCCACGAAGGCGACGCCCGGGCGCACCTGCTCGGCCGCGCGCGCGGCGAGGTGCTCCTTGGCGCCGCCGACGTCGGTGAGGACCGCGCCGTCGCCGACGAGCCGCGAGAGCGGCCCGAGCAGCGCCTCGATGGCCGCGATGGGCGTGCAGAGCACGACCACCGGGCAGCTCGCCAGCTCGGGCCCGGGCTCGGCCAGCGCGACCTGGGCCACGCCGTCCTCGAGCGCCGCCCGCCGCACCTCCGGCCGCGGCTCGACCGCCACCACCCGCAGCCCCGGGTCGGCGGCGCGGGCGGCGCGCGCCAGCGACGCGCCCATGAGCCCGAGGCCGACGACGCCGAGCGGGTGCGGGAGCGGTGACGCCATGGGGAACTTTTGACTCTACGGCATCCCGGGCCGCTGCTTCAACAGCGGCCTCGTCCCCCTCAGGCGAGGAAGAGGCGCGCCAGCGCCAGGATCGCGAGCGGCGGGCCGAGGAGGAGCAGCCACGCGCGCTGCGCGGCGGGGTGGCCGCGCGCGATGGCGAGGCCGAAGCCGATGGCGCGCGGCACGTAGAGCCACCCGCCCGGCGGCGGCCGGCCCCGCGGCGCCGGCGCGGCCCCGCGCGCCTCGCCCACCGCCAGGCTGAGCGGGACGAGCGTGAGCGCGGCGCCCCAGGCGACGGCGGCCAGGGCCGGGTGGGCCGAGGGGAGCGCGACCGCGCCGCTCATCACCGCCAGCGTCCACTGCACGGCGCGCAGCCCGGAGGCGACGAGGCGCAGCGTCCTGCCGCGGTCGAGCGTCGGGTCGGCGTACCGGAGGACGTGCGCGCGCACCGCCTCCAGCCAGGCGAGCAGCGCCGCCGCGACGGCTAGCGGCGCCGCCACCGAGCGCATCGAGCGCTCGACCAGGCGCGCGGGCTCCCGCAGCCCGAAGTGCACCGGGTAGACGCGCGGCCAGGCGTCCCAGCGCGCCGCGATGACGATGGCGACGGCCGGCAGCACGAGCCACGGCCCGACCTCCACCAGCCGCCTCGACCATCGCCCGGCGAGCGAGCCCATGCCAGCCACCTAATACCGATCGTGCGCGTCGATCGAGGGCCCGCCACGGGTCCGCACCAACTGGGGAGCCGTCGATCAGCCCGGCGGCCAGTGGAACGCGCGCCCCGCCAGGAGGTGGAGGTGCACGTGGAACACGAGCTGGTGCGCGTCGCGGTTGACGTTCACCACCACCCGCCAGCCCCGCTCGGCGAAGCCGCCCCGCCGGGCGAGCAGCGCGGCGGTCGCGAAGAGGTGGCCCATGCTGGCGGCGTCCTCCGGCGCGACGTCGTTGAGCGTCGGGATGTGCTTCTTCGGGATGACGAGCACGTGCGTCGGCGCCTGCGGGTTGATGTCCTCGAAGGCGAGCGTGTCCGCGTCCTCGTGGACGATCTTCGCCGGCATCTGCTTCGCGGCGATCTTGCAGAAGAGGCAGTCTTCCATCGGTCCTCCGTGGCGGGCGGCGCGCGCCGACGCCGTCAGAACGTCCTCTGCGTGTCGAGGAGCAGCGTCACCGGCCCGTCGTTCACCAGCTCGACCTCCATCTGGGCCCGGAAGACGCCCGTCGCGACCGGCAGGCCCTTCTCCCGCAGGAGCGCGCAGAAGCGCTGGTACAGCGCGTCGGCCGCCTCGGGCGGCGCCGCCGCGGTGAAGCTGGGGCGGTTCCCCTTGCGCGCGTCGCCGAGGAGCGTGAACTGCGACACGACCAGCACGCCGCCGCCCACCTCGGCCACCGCGCGGTTCATCTTGCCGGCATCGTCCTCGAAGATGCGGAGCGCCGCCACCTTGTCGGCGAGGAGCCGCGCCGCGTCCTCCCCGTCGCCCTGCGCCACGCCGACGAGGACGAGGAGCCCGCGGGCCACCGCCCCGGTCACCCGGCCCTCGACCCGCACCTCGGCGCGGGAGACGCGCTGCACCACCGCTCGCATGCGCCCGCTTGCATCGCACGCCGCGTGCGCCGCCGCAACCGGACGCGCCGCGGCCCGGAGGTGGATCGGCGCGGTGACACCCCCGGGGGCGCGTGCTACAGGGATCCCGGGCCCGACCGCATGCTCCTCCTCCGCGACGCGCAGAAGGCCGACCTCGGGGCGCTCCGCGCGCTGGCGGCCGAGCTCGACTCGGTGAACCTGCCGGACGACGAGCGCGCGCTCGCCTCCATCGTCGACCACAGCCGCAGGAGCTTCGCCGGGAAGATCCGCGACCCGCTGCAGCGCTCGTACGTCTTCGTGCTGGCGGAGCCGCGCTCGGGGCGGCTCGTCGGCACCTCGATGATCATCGCGCAGCACGGCACCCGCGAGTCGCCCTGCACGTTCTTCGACGTCTCGGAGCGGGAGCACTACTCCTCCACGCTCGACCGCCACTTCAGGCACCGCGTCCTCTCCATCGGCTACCACTTCGACGGGCCCACCGAGATCGGCGGCCTGGTGGTGCACCCGCGCGACCGCGGCGGCGCGGCGAAGCCGGGCAAGCAGCTCGCCTTCGTGCGCTTCCTCTACCTCGCCATGCACCGCGAGCGGTTCCGGGAGAAGGTGCTGGCCGAGCTCATGCCGCCCCTGCTCCCCGACGGCCGGAGCGCGTTCTGGGAGTCGTGCGGCAAGCGCTTCACCGGGCTCGAGTACCAGGACGCGGACAAGAAGAGCCGGGAGAACAAGGAGTTCATCCAGCAGCTCTTCCCGCCCGGCGACATCTACGCCACGCTCTTCCCTCCCCGCGTGCAGCAGGCGCTCGGCGCGGTGGGCCCGGGCACGCAGGGCGTGAAGCACATGCTCGAGGCGCTCGGCTTCCGGTACGTGGACCGGATCGACCCGTTCGACGGCGGGCCGCACTACGAGGCGCGGGTCGAGGACCTCACGGTGGTGCGCGCTCACCGCCGGCTCCGGGTGGCCGCGGGCGACCTCTCCCCGCGCACCCGCGCGCCGGTGCGGCTGGTGGCGGTCGAGCGGCCGGAGGGGAAGGTGCGCTTCCGCGCCGTCCGCACCGCCCTGCGCGTCCGCGGGGAGGAGGCGCTCCTCCCGGCCGAGGCGCGGGCGCTGCTCGAGGTGGGGCCCGGCGAGCGGGTGCACGCCATCCCGTTCGACTGAGCGCGCCCGGCGCGTTATGGCAATCGCGTGCAGATCGCCCTGGCGCAGGTCCCGCACCCGACGTCCTTCGAGGGAGGCCTCGCCGAGGTCGTGCGCGCCGTGGCGGCGGCCGCCGCCGGCGGCGCCCGCCTGGTGTGCTTTCCGGAGTGCACCCTGAAGGGGATGCGCGGGACCGGCTTCCCCATCGAGCCGCTCACCGAGCACGAGCACGACCTCGGCCTCGAGCAGGTCCGCAACGCCGCCGCGGCGCACCGGATCCACGTGATCCTGCCCACCGAGCGCCCCTGGGCGGCGGCCTGGCAGAACGGTGCGTACGTGATCTCCGACGACGGCTCGCTCCAGGGCTACCAGACGAAGAACCAGCTCCCGCCCGACGAGGAGCCCCTCTTCGAGCCCGGGACGAGCCGGCGCCTGTTCCACCTCGACGGCGTGCCCTTCGCCGTCGTCATCTGCCACGAGGGCTGGCGCTACCCGGAGACCGTGCGCTGGGGGGCCGCGCGCGGGGCCAAGCTCGTCTTCCACCCCACCTTCTGCGGCGCGCCCGGCGCGTGGGACACCGCCGCGCCGCGGTGGGGCGAGAGCTTCTACGAGAAGGCGATGGCCTGCCGCGCCGGCGAGAACCACGTCTGGTTCGCGAGCGTCAACTTCGCCCTGCCGGTGCAGGAGTGCGCGACGAGCGTGGTGTCGCCCGAGGGCCGCTGCGTGGCGGCGGGGCCGCTCCACGAGCCGGCGCTGGTGCAGGCCGACGTCGATCCCGCGGCCGCGACCGGCTTCCTGGCCGCGCGGCTCGCGCCCGGGCGGTACCGGGAGGACTGAGCCTCCGCTCGCCCCTCGCGCGTCACTTCCACACCCGCCGGTCGTCCACTCGCTTCGCGCCCTCGGGGATGGCGCCCGGCGGCACGAAGCGCACCTCGCCGCGCACCTTGACCGCCTCGCGCAGCGCCTCGCCGATGCGCGCCGCCAGGGCGGGCTCGTCCCCGGCGGGGGCCGAGAGCTCCACGTCGTAGGCGAGGTGGTCCTGGTGCTGCTCGCGGGTGACCACCGCCTGGAAGCGCTTCACCTCGGGGAACTTCTGCAGCGCGGCCGCGAGCTCGCCGCCGCGGACGAACATCCCCTTCACCTTGACCGCGTCGCCGAGGCGGCCGAGCAGCCCCGCGAGCTTGGGGGCGGTGCGGCCGCACGGGCACGGCGCCTCGGGCGCCAGCGCGGCCAGGTCGCCGGTGCCGAGCCGGACGAGCGGGTACACCGGGTCGAACAGCGTGGCCACCACCTCGCCCGGCTGGCCCGGCGCGGCGGGCTGGCCGGTCTCGAGGTCGAGCACCTCCACCAGGCACTCTGGGTGAAGGTGCCAGCCGCCCTTCTCCGGGCACTCGTAGGCGAGGCAGCCGAGGTCGGCGGTGCCGTAGCCCTGCAGCACCCGCACCCCGAACTCGCCCTCCAGCTCGGCGCGCAGGGACTCCGGCAGCATCTCGGCCAGCACGAAGGCGGTCTCGAAGCGGAGCGGCGTCCCCAGCTCACGCGCCTTGCCGAGCAGCGCGTAGAGGAAGCTCGGGGTGCCGAGGTAGGCGGTGGCGCCCAGGTGCGCCGCCACCTTCACCTGCAGCTCGGTCTGCCCCACGCCGGCGGGGATGACGGCGCAGCCGAGCGCCCGCGCCGCCGCGTCGAGCATGAAGCCGAGCGGCGTGAGGTGGTACGAGGCGGCGTTGTGGGCGATCTCGCCCGCCCGGAAGCCGGCGGCGGCGAGCGCGTGGCGGAAGCGCCAGAAGTCCGCGCCGTCGCCCTCCGGGTCGTAGATGGGTCCGGGCGACATGAACACCCGGGCGAGCGCGCCGGGCGCGACCGCGAGCAGGCCGCCGAAGGGCGGGTCCCCGGCCTGGAGCCCCGGGAGCGCGTCCTTGCGGAGCGGCGGGAGCCTCGCGAGGTCGGCCGGGCCGCGGAGGTCGCCGGCGGCGAGGTTCGCCGCCGCCAGCCTGCGCTGGAAGGCGGGCGAGGCGGCGGCGGCGTGGGCCACCGTGGCGCGGAGGCGCTCCGCGAGGTAGGCCTCGCGCGCGGCGGGGGACTGCTGCTCGAGCGCGGGGTCGAGGATGCGGGAGGGGCGGAGCCTGGGTGCGCTCATGGTGCGGCCCCCTCTCCCCGGCCCTCTCCCCCGGTGGGGGAGAGGGTGAAGTGAGCCGGATGGCGCTTCACGAGATCCACCGCTTTCGCCGCCGGTAGGACTTCAGGTTCTTGAAGCTGCGCCGCTCGCCGCCGGCGCCGCCGCCCAGGTAGAACTCCTTCACGTCCTCGTTCGCGGCCAGCTTGTCCGGGTCGCCCTCCAGCACGATCCGGCCGCCCTCCATGACGTAGCCGTGGTGCGCCACCGCCAGGGCGATGCGGGCGTTCTGCTCCACGACGAGGAAGGTGGTCTTCTCCTCGGCGTTGATGCGCGCGATGATCCGGAAGATCTCCGAGACGAGCAGCGGGGCGAGGCCGAGCGACGGCTCGTCCAGGAGGATGAGGCGCGGGCGCGCCATGAGCGCCCGCCCGATGGCCACCATCTGCTGCTCGCCGCCGGAGAGGTAGCCGGCGAGCCGCTTCCGCCGCTCCTTGAGGCGCGGGAAGTAGTCGAAGCAGAGGTCGTGGTCGCGGCGCAGCCCGGCGCGGTCGCGCCGGGTGTAGCCGCCCATGACGAGGTTCTCGTCCACGGTGAGATCCTCGAAGACGCGGCGCCCCTCCATCACCTGGAAGATGCCGCGCCGGACCACGTCCTCCGGCGGGAGCTCCTCGATCCGCTGGCCGTCGAGCTCGATGGCGCCGTCGGTCACCTCGCCGTCCTCGGCCGCGAGGAGGCCGGAGATGGCCTTGAGCGTGGTGGACTTCCCGGCGCCGTTCGAGCCGAGCAGCGCCACGATCTTCCCCTGCGGCACGTGCAGGGAGAGGCCCTTCAGGACCAGGATCACGTCGTCGTAGACGACCTCGACGTTCTTCAGGGTCAGCATCGGGGCCTCTCCCGGTCCCTCAAATTCCCAGCCACTCGGCCTTGCGCGGCTGCTCGACCTCCTTCAGCCGCACCAGCTTCCCGCCCTGGACCTGGTACAGGTCCACCCGCGTGGTCGGGCGGTGGTCGGTGGGCGTGTAGGTGACCGGGGCGGCGAGGCCTTGCACCTCGAAGTCCTTGAGCGTCTCGAGCGCCGCCTTGATGCCCTCGCCGGTGAGCTTCCCGGCCTGGTCGGCGCGCTTCAGCCCCTCCGTCCAGACCAGCGCGTAGGACCAGCCGCGCACGTAGTTCGTGTCGTGCGTGTCGTTCGGGTGGTTCTTCTGGTGGAACTCGACCACCTTGGCCATGCCGGGCACGTTCTCGCCGAAGGGCGGGTTCAGCATGGCGCCGACCACGCCCTCGGCCGCGTCCTTCGCCACCGCGAGGAGGTTCTCGCCCAGGCCCCAGGTGTTCGTGCCCCACTTGGCGGTCATGCCGAGCTTCTTCGCGTCGCGCAGCACCACCGAGAAGTTGGTGACCGTCACCTGGGTGAACCCGTAGTCCGCCCCCTTCTGCTTCATGTC encodes:
- a CDS encoding shikimate kinase translates to MPRASADARPVALTGMMAAGKSTVAAHLGRLLRRPVVSTDAEVERRAGKPIARIFAEEGEPAFRALEREVLAGLAGPAVVDLGGGAFCDAETQARLLETATVVFLDVSAAEAARRLGGGEGRPLAKRWEELLAARLPLYRRAHHTLRVDGLAAEAVARRIAELLAAAPSAGSSASEVEREAGGAGEDSP
- the aroQ gene encoding type II 3-dehydroquinate dehydratase → MILLVNGPNLNLLGEREPEIYGSDTLDDVERSVRETCAGYGLEVAAFQSNSEGAILDFLQEHRREAQGVILNPGALTHTSRALPDCLRALPCPTIEVHISNIHAREPWRHESFVAPAAAGQIVGLGVAGYHYAALHLCALLAAHAARKPAARHAPTAPPGAAAGGEPELEPAEAVPVDANARGDYEP
- a CDS encoding prephenate dehydrogenase, producing MASPLPHPLGVVGLGLMGASLARAARAADPGLRVVAVEPRPEVRRAALEDGVAQVALAEPGPELASCPVVVLCTPIAAIEALLGPLSRLVGDGAVLTDVGGAKEHLAARAAEQVRPGVAFVGAHPMFGGHGGYGGARADLWRGGRVAVCTDGAPEAVERVAALHAALGAEVIRCRAAEHDAAVAMVSHLPYLVASALAVAAGEAGPLALRLAGPGLKDTTRLAQFPFDIQGEVSRRNARLPEAAERLSRHLGRLLAAVADSPEAARAALEQARAAREALYPPRGEGGT
- the aroC gene encoding chorismate synthase, translating into MSLRYLTAGESHGPALCAIAEGFPAGLQVDFGAVNDELARRQRGYGRGGRQQIERDEAQFLSGLRGGETLGSPIAVVVWNKDHQSWKELVSPYARGGRKFTQVRPGHADLPGALKYGFDDARDALERASARSTAATVALGALARQLLLRFGVRVSSRVTAIGERERKVGLPPDAAARAAILASDLGVDDEAVAAEWRALIDAEKARGGSIGGAFEVYAEGLPTGLGSYVHPDRRLDARLAGALCGIPAIRAAEIGEGTRVELRGDAFHDAIHHDAARGFYRDTNRAGGLEAGVTNGAPLVVRGYMKPIPTMTKGLATVDLASRQATTAKYERSDVCAVPAAAVVGEAVVAWTLADALLEKFGGDRVGDIEQAIEAYAARVR
- the aroA gene encoding 3-phosphoshikimate 1-carboxyvinyltransferase, encoding MICRRRGPLQGAFEVPGDKSVSHRALLFSALATSPSKVRGLLAAEDVGATRRAVEALGAVVRDEGAFVVVEPPERLSEPQDVVDCGNSGTSLRLLCGVLAAVPGLSVLTGDASLRRRPVRRVLDPLRRMGAVLHARDGDRLPPVVVRGAPLRGTRHVLEVASAQVKSALLLAGLFADGPTTVEEPHLSRDHTERMLRGMGVSLAVDGLAVTVTPGRPRGGTVEVPGDISSAAFLLCAAAALPGSRVTARNVGLNPSRTGLLDVLQAMGARVRIEPRADEGEPRGDVTVEAAPLSGTVIEGALVPRLIDELPVVMVMATQARGRTVIRDARELRVKESDRLASMGEALAAAGAKVELFEDGCAIDGPTPLGPVAVRTRLDHRVAMSMAVAQLFADGGEVHLDDVACVATSFPSFFDVLDRLCGGGR
- a CDS encoding glycosyltransferase yields the protein MPRVAVLMPARDAAGTVRAAARSILRQTERDLALVAVDDGSTDGTAEVLARLAEGDPRVVLVRGPGEGIAGALQRGLVRCDAEVVARMDADDLAHPRRLALQRAALEADRALWAVGAQVRAFPRRAVRDGMRRYVGWLNGLVTPALVARDLLVEAPLVHPAAALRRDALERLGGWRDGAFPEDYDLWLRLAAAGGRMTNLPAPLLLWRERPERATRVDGRYARARHVALKCAHLAAEVLRGRREVAVWGAGETGKAFSDALAAEGVRVALFLEVDPRKVGRTVRGAPVFGHAEASRARGLPLLVAVGAPGARPLIRAELEQQGFRELRDFWCVS
- a CDS encoding 3-dehydroquinate synthase, with product MKPALVLDARQEGHACEVRVGGGVPARLAELAAGHDRVALVTCARVRRTPFARRAERALAGSGKLALAHVLPDGERGKTLAELERAATRLLRAGATRRTLVVALGGGAVTDAAGFLAATFMRGVPWVAVPTTLLAMVDAALGGKTAVNLPLAKNAVGAFHPPRAVLADPVALATLPARELASGMGEVVKYAALDPALLPEVRAAARAGRAGQALVAACARYKLQVVARDPREQAERKLLNLGHTFGHGVEAAGGFSRYTHGEAVAVGLAFAFRLARAMGRVDAAAVAEVGDLLDRAGLPRRVPPTVARRAARLMSYDKKRTAAGLRWVLPRARGNAWVVEWDVAAPDGAVAAAVAEIGEAP
- a CDS encoding shikimate dehydrogenase (NADP+), translated to MISGRTQLYGVLGHPVGHSLSPAMHNAAFEALGLDAAYVALPVAPERLPEALAGAHALGFRGLNVTVPHKQRAAELCGALDEVSRLCGAVNTLRRAAEGWEGFNTDAPACRDLAQAAGAGPGQRAVVLGAGGAALAGAWALLALGLEVKLAARRPAAAAGAAARLRAAFPAGPAVGAVPWEAAGGEAARAEVLLQATSVGLAGAAPGALPASPRPGQLAIEFVYGDTAFARAARAAGTALVTGEALLLRQGALAFTLFTGRAAPEPVMARALGAAPRAP